The Paenibacillus tianjinensis genome has a window encoding:
- a CDS encoding DUF58 domain-containing protein: protein MSYSSLIEQTQNKQQGQLSAAAGRLHPHGRSMAWQWLRMLAITAVLAALYAWRGGASLLFLLTASGLLMLGGFLLQACGPRSVKIIRSMSPARPAAGDHVNVEVQVSFTTWLPVPWMLITDYWSGGWHQELLFPGFRRSFHYVYKLHEMPRGIHQLHGCRMSWGDLPGLFTGGCWPEGKAGFKVLPRPLYIGGTLPESILMPGDALSLKRSRNSGEAADIRDYAPGDPLSRIHWKNSARKGSLQSRVPEREEGRMTCIVLANSPENYEIPYSALTPRSQRGTAAPAFERAVSTAMGLMLSAERSGAYVQLFSGGWPEGMARHEGLGKLPGRVQDMLTEITPSGTRSLSQLLEDSSKGWIPGMTVAVITGRLEEEAARTLARFLVQGVRVELYYVWDQPAPAATDMWRNPAVEYKHHTAGTIGSSLARLGARMYCLHPVPPDGHKEAELHEFPGRPTLG from the coding sequence TTGTCCTATTCATCACTAATAGAGCAGACACAAAATAAGCAGCAGGGCCAGTTATCCGCCGCTGCAGGAAGGCTTCATCCGCACGGCCGCAGTATGGCGTGGCAGTGGCTGCGTATGCTGGCTATCACTGCAGTGCTTGCTGCACTATATGCCTGGCGGGGCGGAGCCTCCCTGCTGTTCCTCTTGACAGCCAGCGGGCTTTTGATGTTAGGGGGATTCCTGCTTCAGGCTTGCGGGCCGCGCAGCGTAAAGATCATCCGCAGCATGTCTCCTGCCCGCCCGGCAGCCGGAGATCATGTGAATGTTGAGGTGCAGGTCAGCTTCACCACCTGGCTCCCGGTCCCGTGGATGCTTATCACTGATTATTGGAGCGGCGGCTGGCATCAGGAATTGCTGTTTCCGGGCTTTCGGCGCTCCTTCCACTATGTCTATAAGCTTCATGAGATGCCGCGCGGCATCCATCAGCTTCACGGCTGCAGAATGAGCTGGGGCGATCTACCCGGATTGTTCACAGGCGGGTGCTGGCCCGAAGGGAAGGCAGGCTTCAAAGTCCTTCCAAGGCCGCTCTATATCGGCGGAACCTTGCCGGAGAGCATCCTCATGCCCGGAGATGCGCTGTCGCTGAAGCGGAGCCGGAACAGCGGTGAAGCAGCAGATATCCGTGATTATGCACCGGGTGATCCGCTCAGCCGGATCCACTGGAAGAACAGCGCCCGTAAGGGCTCGCTGCAGAGCCGGGTGCCGGAGCGGGAAGAAGGTCGCATGACCTGTATTGTGCTGGCCAACAGCCCGGAGAACTACGAGATTCCTTATAGCGCCCTGACCCCGCGCAGCCAGCGGGGTACGGCAGCCCCAGCCTTCGAACGGGCTGTATCTACAGCAATGGGGCTGATGCTGTCAGCGGAGCGCAGCGGAGCCTATGTCCAGCTGTTCAGCGGCGGCTGGCCGGAAGGGATGGCCAGACATGAGGGGCTTGGGAAGCTTCCCGGCAGAGTGCAGGATATGCTAACCGAGATTACACCTAGCGGCACGCGCAGCCTCAGCCAGTTGCTGGAGGATTCATCGAAGGGCTGGATTCCCGGTATGACTGTCGCCGTCATTACAGGACGGCTGGAGGAAGAGGCTGCGCGGACACTTGCCAGGTTCCTTGTACAAGGTGTGAGAGTAGAGCTGTATTATGTATGGGATCAGCCAGCTCCCGCTGCGACGGACATGTGGCGGAATCCGGCAGTGGAATATAAGCATCATACTGCAGGAACGATAGGAAGCAGCCTGGCCCGGCTCGGAGCCAGGATGTACTGCCTGCATCCGGTTCCGCCAGACGGGCATAAGGAGGCGGAGCTTCATGAATTTCCGGGGAGACCGACTCTGGGATAG
- a CDS encoding MarR family winged helix-turn-helix transcriptional regulator, translating into MKVEDKEKQLDDILSSFRCITHNFQQLLWKDAEELNITSTQLMVLRKLAMHPDIGITELADLLHLGNSAASGVVDRMVKAGLITRQRSESDRRIFNLAVTDKGKEIRELSKQSLRRHLQPLTEIPAEDAQELLRLHGEILKILVQGRENKKL; encoded by the coding sequence ATGAAAGTGGAGGATAAGGAAAAACAGCTGGATGATATTCTCTCTTCTTTCCGTTGTATCACCCATAATTTCCAGCAGCTTTTGTGGAAAGACGCGGAAGAGCTGAATATTACATCGACCCAACTGATGGTGCTGCGTAAACTGGCGATGCACCCCGATATTGGAATCACTGAGCTTGCCGATCTGCTTCATTTGGGGAACAGTGCAGCAAGCGGAGTAGTGGACCGGATGGTAAAGGCTGGACTGATTACCAGACAACGCTCAGAGAGCGACAGACGCATATTTAACCTGGCTGTAACCGATAAGGGAAAAGAAATAAGGGAGCTTAGCAAGCAATCCCTTAGAAGGCACCTGCAGCCCCTCACCGAAATACCTGCTGAGGATGCCCAAGAGCTGCTGCGGCTGCACGGCGAGATTCTAAAAATTTTAGTGCAAGGGAGAGAGAATAAGAAGCTATGA
- a CDS encoding DUF4129 domain-containing transglutaminase family protein: MNFRGDRLWDRPLTDAVAMTDALSGRRKRNGQSIQVMPEPIQQPVLEQAENSQTGNRGSIPLSYRLLFSLVILGMFTEWLMPLHRSVKTADTAELLEILMLTAGALLLWGSFRVPGVLQFSVQSVVIILTWYWACARNEGPGWLGAYAAGIPEDTVLFFTGQVSELSEDSRLLILVLGWGLLVASVQQLALYRGSTSLFTIVTVVYLLVLDMAFGLNTTSNVLVTAGLILWMRGLSGLLRLKERTEKRELPYIRWGGVALITATLLTAAAWTGGQLYGPRPAAPVTLQTVMTQLQQWGESRVLNQTKELQPSAGATGYGTGEGELGAPLSSSKTPVFTAIASRPVYWRGESLAYYDGRRWIREGTVYAPLNLRELPSRELSASAFGDKAMLVQRIEFDVPSSGGLPLFSAGTVADVERVELKDGSGLGYVLANRERDRFRLPKVSGSARITGYTVKSLLPESDPAVLRKLDTADPQAVTDSYLQLPADLSGRIAALSRQLTASADNRYDAVTAVQGYLQNGYTYTLETRIPPAAADFVDDFLFTTKQGYCVHFATAMTVLLRSSGIPARYVQGYGPGTPEAGGSGQPRYKVTQADAHAWVEVYFPGAGWVPFDPTPGTAFAAREPAALPAAAPQETSAALRADALPALPPAGGNPAPPAAAALVLAAAWRWRRSLALLPAALRASRTGRERQLRAAALAWGSLAARYGLPPQGLTAREYAASLAIEDARLSAAVRQFVRQWESLAYSPAGAAPPGRAGPQDGVEAAAFIGHCLTITFRLA, from the coding sequence ATGAATTTCCGGGGAGACCGACTCTGGGATAGGCCGCTAACGGATGCTGTGGCAATGACGGACGCTTTATCTGGGAGACGTAAACGAAACGGGCAGAGTATACAGGTAATGCCCGAGCCTATACAGCAGCCTGTTCTAGAACAAGCGGAGAACAGTCAGACGGGAAACAGAGGCAGCATTCCTCTGTCTTACCGTTTGTTGTTCTCTTTGGTCATTCTGGGAATGTTTACGGAGTGGCTGATGCCTTTACACCGTTCGGTGAAAACGGCGGACACGGCAGAGCTGCTGGAGATTCTGATGCTTACGGCAGGTGCGCTGCTCCTGTGGGGCAGCTTCCGGGTTCCCGGTGTATTGCAATTTTCAGTCCAGTCTGTGGTGATCATCCTGACCTGGTACTGGGCATGTGCCAGAAATGAGGGTCCCGGATGGCTGGGAGCTTACGCGGCTGGAATTCCGGAGGATACGGTTTTGTTCTTCACGGGTCAGGTGTCGGAGTTAAGCGAGGACAGCAGGCTGCTTATTCTGGTACTGGGCTGGGGCCTGCTGGTTGCTTCCGTGCAGCAGCTGGCGCTGTACAGGGGAAGTACGTCCCTGTTCACGATAGTAACTGTAGTTTATCTGCTTGTACTGGATATGGCCTTCGGCTTGAATACCACAAGCAATGTGCTGGTCACGGCAGGACTGATCCTTTGGATGCGGGGACTCAGCGGACTGCTGCGGCTGAAGGAGCGGACGGAGAAACGCGAGCTTCCTTACATCCGCTGGGGAGGCGTTGCCCTGATCACCGCCACCCTGCTGACAGCAGCAGCCTGGACAGGGGGACAGCTGTATGGCCCGCGTCCGGCTGCACCCGTTACACTGCAGACGGTGATGACACAATTGCAGCAATGGGGCGAAAGCCGGGTCTTAAATCAGACGAAGGAACTGCAGCCTTCAGCGGGAGCTACAGGATACGGCACAGGGGAAGGGGAGCTTGGAGCGCCGCTGTCTTCCAGCAAAACGCCCGTATTTACGGCCATTGCCAGCCGCCCGGTCTACTGGCGGGGAGAGAGCCTTGCCTATTATGACGGCCGCCGCTGGATAAGGGAAGGCACAGTATATGCACCGCTTAATTTAAGAGAGCTTCCTTCCCGGGAGCTGTCAGCATCCGCATTCGGAGACAAAGCGATGCTGGTCCAGCGGATTGAGTTTGACGTGCCCTCTTCCGGTGGCCTCCCGCTGTTCAGTGCCGGAACGGTAGCGGATGTGGAGCGTGTGGAGCTGAAGGACGGGAGCGGGCTGGGGTATGTGCTGGCTAACCGGGAGAGGGACCGCTTCCGTCTGCCGAAAGTTTCCGGCTCTGCCCGAATTACAGGGTACACAGTGAAGTCACTGCTGCCCGAGAGTGATCCTGCAGTACTGCGCAAGCTGGACACAGCGGACCCCCAGGCTGTAACGGACTCATATTTGCAGCTGCCGGCAGACCTGTCCGGACGGATTGCCGCACTCTCCAGACAGCTCACTGCCTCTGCGGATAACCGCTATGATGCGGTCACTGCCGTTCAAGGTTATTTGCAAAACGGCTACACCTACACGCTCGAGACCCGAATTCCGCCGGCCGCTGCGGATTTCGTGGATGACTTCCTGTTCACCACGAAGCAGGGCTATTGTGTCCATTTCGCAACGGCGATGACAGTGCTGCTGCGCAGCAGCGGTATTCCCGCCCGGTATGTCCAGGGCTACGGGCCGGGGACGCCTGAGGCCGGCGGCAGCGGGCAGCCGCGCTATAAGGTCACCCAGGCTGATGCCCATGCCTGGGTGGAGGTGTATTTCCCCGGCGCGGGCTGGGTCCCCTTCGATCCTACGCCGGGGACTGCTTTTGCCGCCCGGGAGCCGGCGGCACTCCCCGCTGCCGCGCCGCAGGAGACGTCCGCTGCGCTGCGCGCGGACGCCCTGCCCGCCCTGCCGCCGGCGGGCGGGAACCCGGCGCCGCCCGCTGCGGCGGCGCTGGTGCTCGCCGCCGCCTGGCGCTGGCGGCGGAGCCTGGCCCTGCTGCCGGCGGCGCTGCGCGCCAGCAGGACCGGCCGCGAGCGGCAGCTGCGCGCCGCCGCGCTGGCCTGGGGCAGCCTTGCGGCGCGGTACGGCCTGCCGCCGCAAGGCCTGACGGCCAGGGAGTACGCAGCCTCCCTGGCGATCGAGGACGCGCGGCTTAGCGCCGCGGTCCGGCAGTTCGTACGCCAGTGGGAATCACTGGCGTACAGTCCGGCCGGGGCGGCGCCCCCCGGCCGGGCAGGGCCGCAGGACGGCGTTGAAGCCGCCGCCTTTATCGGCCATTGCCTGACCATTACCTTCCGTCTGGCCTAA
- a CDS encoding helix-turn-helix transcriptional regulator → MKIDRLLSIVILLMNRPLIQAKELAEMFEVSVRTIYRDIDSINGAGIPVVTYQGAGGGIGLMEGYRLDRNVLTEHELADIFTALQSVSSAGGGEHSLLMEKISSVIPPSQTAAFRSKTTQMIVDFSPWGLQRPLEERLTLLREALEEAAGISFEYVAADGKISHRSVDPYTLVLKGRAWYLYGFCAEREDFRLFKLLRMKSLIKEKRSFVRQEFPLNELPWSSGWSTPSDTTPVVLHFSAEGRHLAEDYFDYSELQPDRNGGYTVTVYYPEDHWLYGFLLGFGTAAEVLEPEHIRLKLGDIAAGVAAKYQGSAGGNA, encoded by the coding sequence GTGAAAATAGACCGTCTGCTCTCCATCGTCATTCTGCTGATGAACCGCCCCCTGATCCAGGCTAAGGAGCTCGCCGAGATGTTTGAGGTATCGGTACGCACCATTTACCGGGATATTGACAGTATCAACGGTGCCGGCATTCCCGTCGTGACTTACCAGGGAGCTGGCGGCGGAATTGGGCTGATGGAGGGCTACCGCCTCGACCGCAATGTGCTGACGGAGCATGAGCTTGCCGACATTTTCACCGCGCTGCAAAGTGTATCCTCCGCCGGAGGAGGCGAGCACAGCCTGCTCATGGAGAAAATCAGCAGCGTCATCCCCCCCTCCCAAACCGCTGCCTTCCGAAGTAAAACCACCCAGATGATCGTCGATTTCTCCCCTTGGGGGCTGCAGAGGCCGCTGGAGGAGCGGCTCACCCTGCTTAGAGAGGCTTTGGAGGAAGCGGCCGGCATATCCTTCGAATATGTAGCTGCTGACGGTAAAATAAGCCATCGTTCCGTAGATCCCTACACACTTGTACTCAAGGGACGGGCATGGTACTTGTACGGATTCTGTGCTGAGCGCGAGGATTTCCGGCTGTTTAAGCTGCTTCGCATGAAGTCGCTGATCAAGGAAAAGCGCAGCTTTGTCCGGCAGGAATTCCCCTTGAACGAGCTGCCCTGGAGCAGCGGATGGTCAACCCCCTCGGACACGACACCCGTTGTCCTGCACTTTTCCGCTGAAGGCAGACATCTGGCGGAAGACTATTTTGATTACAGCGAGCTTCAGCCGGATAGGAACGGGGGATACACCGTGACTGTCTACTACCCCGAGGATCACTGGCTGTACGGTTTCCTGCTGGGGTTCGGAACCGCAGCAGAAGTACTGGAGCCGGAGCATATCCGGCTTAAGCTGGGTGATATTGCGGCAGGGGTCGCCGCTAAATACCAGGGCAGCGCCGGTGGTAATGCCTAA
- a CDS encoding DinB family protein — MNLEQRKHWNANHKILTGILSRPEEYPNAIALFLEQHRWLYASGREPSVQPTYEDAILSGLLEQTFRAYPVRTSVSHNSIAWHLWHCARIEDVTMNVLISGREQLLHSEDYASKLQTRFIHTGNGMDEVEIAELSSSISIEALSDYRLAVAERTRSIIPALSPAQLKDKVNHLNKAMHVKLKLQKSLARST, encoded by the coding sequence ATGAATCTGGAGCAGCGAAAACATTGGAATGCCAATCACAAAATATTGACCGGGATACTATCGAGGCCTGAAGAGTATCCTAACGCCATTGCACTATTCCTGGAACAGCACAGGTGGCTGTATGCCTCCGGCCGGGAACCTTCCGTGCAGCCAACCTATGAGGACGCCATTCTCAGCGGTTTACTGGAGCAGACTTTCCGTGCTTATCCGGTCCGGACATCCGTCAGTCACAACTCCATCGCCTGGCATCTGTGGCATTGCGCACGGATCGAAGACGTCACGATGAACGTCCTAATCTCCGGCCGGGAGCAGCTCCTTCACAGTGAGGATTATGCAAGTAAATTGCAGACCCGGTTCATCCATACCGGCAACGGCATGGACGAGGTGGAGATTGCCGAGCTAAGCTCATCCATCTCCATCGAAGCGTTATCAGATTACCGGCTGGCGGTCGCAGAGCGGACCCGTTCCATTATTCCAGCATTAAGTCCGGCTCAATTGAAGGACAAGGTAAACCATCTGAACAAAGCGATGCATGTAAAACTCAAGCTGCAGAAATCCCTTGCCCGCAGTACATAG
- a CDS encoding DedA family protein, with protein MEMLKWIQELFANYGYNVLFFGLLLEFVALPFPGETTMAFAGFLSYTGRLDFPALVAVAFAGTTAGMTITYLIGLKAGLPFIQRYGKWFLFSPAKLEKTQRWFERYGSLLISIGYFIPGVRHFTGYFAGITALPFRKFAMYAYGGALLWVLLFLGIGKIFGPQWMGIFHLFELYAPWIISGLAALAMLIVIYRYRRTLAIRLLRRKPDLELKAKLKETSKGR; from the coding sequence ATGGAAATGCTGAAATGGATTCAGGAGTTATTCGCCAATTACGGTTATAATGTGCTGTTCTTTGGACTTTTGCTGGAGTTTGTAGCCTTGCCTTTTCCAGGGGAGACAACAATGGCCTTTGCAGGCTTCCTTTCTTACACTGGGAGGCTGGATTTCCCGGCGCTGGTCGCTGTGGCTTTTGCAGGCACTACTGCCGGAATGACCATAACCTATCTTATCGGCCTAAAAGCGGGGCTTCCCTTCATTCAGCGCTACGGCAAATGGTTTCTGTTCTCTCCCGCCAAGCTGGAGAAGACGCAGCGCTGGTTCGAGCGGTACGGGAGTCTCCTGATTTCCATCGGCTATTTTATCCCTGGAGTCCGCCACTTTACCGGTTATTTTGCCGGCATTACCGCTTTGCCCTTCCGTAAATTTGCAATGTACGCCTACGGTGGAGCCCTGCTCTGGGTACTGCTTTTTCTGGGCATCGGCAAAATATTCGGACCGCAATGGATGGGCATTTTTCACCTGTTCGAGCTGTATGCACCTTGGATCATCTCCGGTCTTGCGGCCCTTGCTATGCTGATCGTCATCTACCGCTACCGCCGTACACTGGCTATCCGTCTGCTCCGGCGCAAACCGGATCTTGAACTGAAAGCCAAACTGAAGGAGACTTCCAAGGGCCGCTGA
- a CDS encoding DHA2 family efflux MFS transporter permease subunit, with protein MSTITANAGGEAKAIRRGPIIAALLIGAFVALLNQTLMNVALPKMMEDLNIAANTAQWLTTGFMLVNGVLIPISAYLVEKFTTRQLFITAMILFSIGTLICAVGTGFEMIMVGRVVQAVGAGILMPLMNIVFLRIFPIEERGKAMGLMAVAMIFAPAVGPTLSGWVVQNYSWRVLFYIVLPLAIFSTLLGMKAMQNVGKLTSPKLDKLGIVLSTLGFGGLLYGFSDAGTDGWKSATVISCLILGVVSLILFVWRELTTDKPLLEFRIFRYNMYSLTTVINIIVTMAMYAGMILLPIYLQTIRGFTPMESGLMLLPGAILMGIMSPITGIIFDKIGARWLAVIGLLITAITTWEFSQISDSTTYTHLILTYTARMFGMSMLMMPIVTAGLNQLPQRLSSHGTAMSNTLRTVGGALGMALFVSLMTNRTKSNITDALTSGAVSQTDKAAMLKLTQEATINGITHAFTVATWVTVVALVLALFIKKTSPQPDFLKSEEAEPAAPNMVKSQQAQTVK; from the coding sequence ATGAGTACAATAACTGCTAACGCTGGCGGTGAAGCCAAGGCCATCCGCAGAGGGCCGATTATCGCGGCGCTTCTGATCGGTGCTTTCGTCGCACTGCTGAATCAGACGCTGATGAATGTGGCACTGCCGAAGATGATGGAGGATTTGAACATTGCCGCCAATACAGCGCAATGGCTGACTACCGGCTTTATGCTGGTGAACGGGGTGCTTATCCCGATCAGTGCCTATCTGGTGGAGAAGTTCACTACTCGCCAGCTGTTTATTACCGCAATGATATTATTTTCTATAGGGACATTAATCTGTGCAGTTGGAACGGGTTTTGAAATGATTATGGTCGGCCGTGTGGTTCAGGCTGTCGGCGCCGGTATTCTGATGCCGCTGATGAACATTGTGTTCCTCCGCATCTTCCCGATTGAAGAACGCGGCAAAGCGATGGGGCTTATGGCTGTAGCCATGATCTTTGCCCCGGCCGTTGGACCGACATTGTCCGGCTGGGTGGTACAGAATTATTCGTGGCGTGTGCTGTTCTACATCGTACTGCCGCTTGCCATTTTCTCCACACTGCTCGGAATGAAGGCGATGCAGAATGTCGGGAAGCTTACTTCTCCCAAGCTGGATAAGCTGGGTATTGTGTTATCGACCCTTGGATTTGGCGGACTGCTGTACGGCTTCAGTGATGCAGGAACCGACGGATGGAAGAGCGCAACCGTAATCTCCTGCCTGATCTTAGGGGTGGTATCGTTGATCCTGTTCGTATGGCGTGAGCTTACAACGGATAAACCGCTGCTGGAGTTCCGTATTTTCCGTTACAACATGTACTCCCTTACTACAGTAATCAACATCATCGTTACCATGGCTATGTACGCCGGTATGATTCTGCTGCCGATTTATCTGCAGACCATCCGCGGCTTTACACCGATGGAATCGGGTCTGATGCTGCTGCCCGGAGCTATTCTGATGGGGATTATGTCTCCGATCACCGGGATTATTTTTGATAAAATCGGTGCAAGATGGCTGGCTGTTATCGGTCTGCTCATTACTGCCATTACTACCTGGGAATTCAGCCAGATTTCCGACTCCACCACGTACACACATTTGATTCTGACCTATACTGCCCGGATGTTCGGAATGTCCATGCTGATGATGCCGATTGTGACGGCCGGACTTAACCAGCTGCCGCAGCGCCTCAGCTCGCATGGTACTGCAATGTCGAATACACTGCGTACCGTAGGCGGAGCGCTGGGGATGGCACTCTTTGTCAGCCTCATGACCAACCGTACGAAGAGCAACATCACGGACGCCCTGACAAGCGGAGCAGTATCGCAGACGGATAAAGCAGCCATGCTCAAGCTTACACAGGAAGCAACCATTAACGGGATCACACATGCGTTCACAGTGGCTACATGGGTAACGGTTGTGGCTCTGGTCCTGGCTCTGTTCATCAAGAAAACATCGCCGCAGCCGGACTTCCTGAAGTCAGAGGAAGCAGAGCCGGCAGCACCTAATATGGTAAAATCTCAACAAGCACAGACTGTAAAATAA
- a CDS encoding MFS transporter, with the protein MVNGITIPAGKRLKGYSRLFAAGLINGIGDRFSSVAMLALVLQLTGSGLAVGISLGVRVLPYLFMAPLGGMLATRLPRKAIMIAVDLLRIPVALSFLLVNGESRLWVLYAGSFLMAAGEAIYSPVRKSSIPLLADSSALLRINGLEQLMNGCVLILGAFIGGIVSLWFGPDMAFIVNAASFLVAALLLWGLRFPQPDGRSAVQAEEEVFQKPAAEGTAGRFQTLKVVAGSSLALQIVIGYELLVPVINGWDNVLISVYAVQEFHAGDAGVGAFYAALGIGLSLSFFAGRLLQKRLLTIALTGLLLEGLLHMTISASNHFIHVFFLYILLSLAGGLGNACLDTLVMRETPVQLQPMIFGMLSAVGGTLVGISMLGAGWLLEYVEPRMLGFAGGAGFAGISLLLAGYAITRSRQKKISYEN; encoded by the coding sequence ATGGTTAACGGGATTACGATTCCTGCGGGGAAGCGGCTGAAGGGATATTCAAGGCTGTTCGCTGCCGGACTGATTAACGGAATAGGAGACCGTTTCAGCAGTGTAGCCATGCTGGCATTGGTCCTTCAGCTGACCGGATCGGGCCTGGCGGTAGGCATTTCACTCGGGGTACGGGTGCTGCCCTATCTTTTTATGGCTCCACTTGGGGGGATGCTGGCTACCAGGCTGCCGCGCAAAGCCATTATGATTGCGGTAGATTTGCTGCGTATCCCTGTGGCATTGTCATTTCTGCTGGTCAATGGGGAAAGCAGGCTTTGGGTGCTTTATGCCGGCAGTTTCTTAATGGCTGCGGGAGAAGCGATATATAGCCCGGTACGCAAATCATCGATTCCTTTACTGGCCGATTCCTCTGCTCTGCTTAGAATCAACGGCCTGGAACAGCTCATGAACGGCTGTGTGCTCATTCTGGGCGCATTTATTGGCGGTATCGTCTCGCTCTGGTTCGGTCCGGACATGGCGTTCATTGTGAATGCAGCATCCTTTTTAGTGGCGGCATTGCTGCTATGGGGGCTCCGTTTCCCACAGCCTGACGGGAGGTCAGCTGTACAGGCAGAAGAGGAAGTGTTCCAGAAACCTGCAGCGGAAGGAACGGCAGGACGTTTTCAGACTCTAAAAGTTGTGGCCGGTAGCAGCCTGGCGCTGCAGATTGTGATCGGGTATGAACTGCTGGTTCCGGTTATTAACGGCTGGGACAATGTGTTGATCAGTGTATATGCTGTACAGGAGTTTCATGCCGGAGATGCCGGGGTTGGCGCTTTTTATGCGGCACTTGGGATTGGACTCAGCCTTAGCTTTTTTGCCGGCCGGCTGCTACAGAAGCGGCTGCTGACCATAGCGCTCACGGGTCTCCTGCTGGAAGGGCTGCTGCATATGACAATCAGCGCAAGCAATCATTTCATTCATGTCTTCTTCTTGTATATACTGCTGTCTCTGGCGGGGGGACTCGGCAACGCCTGTCTGGATACTCTTGTCATGCGGGAGACGCCGGTTCAGCTGCAGCCTATGATTTTTGGAATGCTGTCGGCGGTGGGCGGAACACTCGTGGGAATATCAATGCTGGGCGCCGGCTGGCTGCTTGAATACGTAGAGCCGCGTATGCTCGGGTTCGCCGGCGGGGCGGGATTCGCAGGAATTTCGCTGCTGCTGGCTGGATACGCTATAACAAGAAGCAGGCAGAAGAAGATATCGTATGAAAACTAA
- a CDS encoding polysaccharide deacetylase codes for MKVSKRTLIRRTIIRGLLAMAIIVSVISVLSKNNLPAAATQDLPEPAVSPVKVSPVPGQAVTPPFVPISRSTPGNDAAKVSAVTGKPAAAIMPLVQKKAQKKVQKTVYLTFDDGPSNVTPAVLETLRKQGVKATFFVLGEQARSRPELINAIWEQGHAIGNHTYNHNYHDLYSGFTEFWNQIKQTEEVVRDITGLRPQLVRAPGGTYGHFDTTYFELLKEAGYTVIDWTVDSGDSRRKGVPAAEILRQSVASMKASSVILLLHDGAGHAESAKALPEIIARYKAAGYTFGVLDAGQEPVQFRVSAAAAAADRTKPSKAWIASNILPNAGLFGPGKPLALEVGMLEAKLEPGEFRIIEGQYMVPLRAVIERLGGQVSWNAATRSGSIIWNGRHVSADAVQKRLTLASDDGTTVYRQSNVEMIGSSLWLPLRELLEVTGHPLLEARVTGGERRVKAG; via the coding sequence ATGAAGGTTAGCAAAAGAACACTGATCCGCCGGACGATCATCCGCGGGTTGCTTGCTATGGCAATAATAGTAAGTGTAATATCTGTACTCTCTAAGAATAATCTTCCGGCTGCCGCGACGCAAGATTTGCCCGAGCCGGCTGTGAGTCCGGTTAAGGTATCCCCGGTTCCTGGCCAAGCTGTGACGCCGCCTTTCGTCCCGATAAGCCGCAGTACACCAGGGAATGATGCAGCCAAAGTATCTGCAGTAACCGGGAAACCTGCGGCAGCTATTATGCCCTTGGTGCAGAAGAAGGCGCAGAAGAAGGTGCAAAAGACGGTCTACCTCACTTTTGACGACGGCCCCAGTAATGTGACGCCTGCAGTGCTGGAAACCCTGCGCAAGCAGGGCGTAAAGGCAACCTTTTTTGTGCTGGGAGAACAGGCCAGGAGCCGCCCCGAGCTGATCAATGCTATCTGGGAGCAGGGGCATGCCATCGGTAATCATACCTATAATCATAATTACCATGATTTATATAGCGGATTCACGGAATTCTGGAATCAGATCAAGCAGACAGAAGAAGTGGTGCGGGACATAACAGGTCTCCGGCCGCAGCTTGTCCGTGCACCGGGGGGAACCTACGGCCATTTTGATACGACCTACTTTGAATTGCTGAAGGAAGCGGGATATACCGTCATAGATTGGACCGTAGACAGCGGGGACTCGAGGCGCAAAGGAGTGCCTGCAGCGGAGATCCTGCGTCAATCGGTCGCCTCGATGAAGGCTTCCAGCGTTATTCTGCTGCTCCATGACGGGGCAGGCCATGCCGAAAGCGCGAAGGCGCTGCCGGAGATTATCGCAAGATACAAGGCTGCCGGATATACGTTTGGTGTACTGGATGCAGGGCAGGAACCGGTGCAGTTCAGAGTTTCCGCTGCGGCTGCAGCGGCGGATCGCACTAAACCGTCCAAGGCCTGGATTGCCTCCAATATTCTTCCGAATGCCGGACTGTTTGGACCGGGCAAGCCGCTTGCCCTGGAAGTGGGAATGCTGGAAGCGAAGCTTGAGCCGGGAGAATTCCGGATTATCGAAGGGCAATATATGGTTCCGCTCCGGGCAGTTATTGAAAGGCTGGGCGGACAGGTGAGCTGGAATGCAGCCACCCGCAGCGGTAGTATCATCTGGAACGGACGCCATGTCAGTGCGGATGCGGTCCAAAAACGCCTCACGCTGGCTTCGGACGATGGCACCACCGTGTACAGACAATCCAATGTAGAAATGATTGGCTCTTCCTTGTGGCTCCCTTTGCGCGAGTTGCTTGAGGTTACGGGTCATCCGCTGCTGGAGGCCCGGGTGACGGGGGGAGAGCGCCGGGTCAAAGCGGGCTGA